From Thalassophryne amazonica chromosome 5, fThaAma1.1, whole genome shotgun sequence:
GGCTGCTTCCTGTTGTGTCAATacaacgcaggaatgtctgcgtaaTGGTGCACGAAGcaaggggcagagaggaggtgagaatgcagcctgcaggttctctccacagagaagtcacagtgcacagtttggctgcagacagattgtgcactctgattcctcttctagtttatatttgttcttgtgctgagctgcaggtctacgctctgagttctgttatgccgcgttcacaccgtgcgcgacagcagcgacaggttgccatgtatggAAGGATGCGTGGTGGCGCCAAGCCATGCAGCATgacacgatggacgcgaatgaagcgacgcgagtgaagtgattttgagcgagtgGCTCGATGTCACGTCGcggtgccctcctccccaagttgaaaaatcggaactttttcatcttgttgtgccgcgatgaccaatcagggactggatatgtagtgaggtggagatgtctggagtttgactgagttggatgtgaacatgtcctgtctctgctagccagcctgtgagcaggacttatgttccttttgtcctttatttcacaattgtgacagagtttggggaaagagcgagcagcagccccacagcaggggcagcggaggcttccccccccccccccttcacgtGCGCGTGCGAATCATCTGTGAagattactttattaattacacagatgtataataaaacaaatggtgactggtttctaaacacaattatgacagtttcttggggaagagcgaggaacAACCCCACAGCAGAGGGAGCGGaggtttttggtgtttttttttgtttctttgttttacgTGCGCGAGCGGATCATCCGTGaagactattttatttattaactacacagatgtataataaagcaaatggtgactggtttctaaacacaattatgacagagttttggggggaagagcgaggcgcagccccacagcaagcagcagagttttttttttttgtgtgtgtgtgtgtgtgtgtgtgtgtgtgtgtgtgtgtgtgtgtgtgtgtgtttttaattgtttacatgtgcgtgcgtgaacgggacaggaggtcctcaaactgggtcctgcagaggcggaaggaccgctgaaagcggccgtcatccagatgcagttcctgcagcaaataataataCTCTCTGAATTGGggacgtctcatgacgtttgtcagctttccacaacaactcactccgtgtgatcaaaatccgtcatgttaacttgactgacaaccggagccggcgagcggaatggaagctcctcctatttgatgacgcactggggcgaatttttgcagcgaaagcagagcgacacaccgggcgatggtggcgcgtctaagaaaataattaaattgaaaagtttaaaaacacattaatattcgatgcacatagcatttgctctcttctttaaaaatgacacactgtacctttagtccagtaagagtccaggcagagtttttctatcatgttgacagtttagcttttttttgttttgttttgttttctgtcaacatttttgagtggtaaaggagtaaatttgctcttttaatgatgaaatcatggatgaaaaactttctgaatcggtTTGTCACactactgtttcactgaggctgtgtggtgaagatcagggtcggactgggaacatatttcggccctggcatttttcctctggaccagcccacaattggcccgatgaatccactcccaaacacgcacacccacccgttcataccgaacccccaatgaacaaatactatacacctaaacaccatgaacacacacgtaaacacacactttcactgtcatttcaccttgatcatagtacaaaacgcggacccggcgccacgaggaggcgtcctgataacattaagggcaattacatattttgacaatcgcactgcagtcattgttaaattatttccttttgcatttataataaacatttgtatttatttagtgtttgtttttctggttgaaataaaataaaatatataaaaacaaatataaaaatatacaagtttccatgttattttatttgtctaaaaataaatgtctgaggttccttatgttaacaagaaattatctaatctgaaataacaggtggttttaatacagatgaaaggtttctaaagaactatttattgatttatttacctgttttaattacaagtgttctaaactttttttttaacagtaatcagaaattttgacgtaacaacaaaaaaacatttccaatgatttttcttcagaaaactgctctataaatgagcagtcctgtcacacgttaatgttttgtacagatcagtggtttctgcaccaatcggattggtccaatccattttgtagagatcagtggtttctgccacgagtcttccgtgttttggcccgacgcgtctttcctattggacaatgcgaaggtacatcacagctcagagtgtcgaaagttggcgcatctcatctcgacagaaataataatttaaaaaaatactgtcatcactcttagtCTCTTATAACGGTGCAGTAtgaatacacgagctttccaggagtgcacgtctcctccagtgcgcactttttttgggggggggggcgcccCCGTCCCCTgtgatatatatactcaacaaaaatataaacgcaacacttttggttttgctcccattttgtatgagattaactcaaagatctaaaactttttccacatacacaatatcaccatttccctcaaatattgttcacaaaccagtctaaatctgtgatagtgagcacttctcctttgctgtgataatccatcccacctcacaggtgtgccataccaagatgctgattagacaccatgattagtgcacaggtgtgccttagactgcccacaataaaaggccattctgaaaggtgcagttttgttttattggggggggggatactagtcagtatcttgtgtgaccaccatttgcctcatgcagtgcaacacatctccttcgcatcatacgtgaagagaacacctctccaacatgcgaaacggcagcgaatgtgagcatttgccccctcaagtcggttacgacgacgaactggagtcaggtcgagaccccgatgaggacgacgagcatgcagatgagcttccctgagacagtttctgaagtttgtgtagaaattctttggttatgcaaaccgattgtttcagcagctgtccaagtggctggtctcagacgatcttggaggtgaacatgctggatgtggaggtcctgggctggtgtggttacacgtggtctgcggttgtgaggctggttagatgtactgccaaattctctgaaacgcctttggagacggcttatggtagagaaatgaacattcaatacacaagcaacagctctggttgacattcctgctgtcagcatgccaattgcatgctccctcaaatcttgcgacatctgtggcattgtgctgcgtgataaaactgcaccttccagagtggccttttattgtggacagtctaaggcacacctgtgcactaatcatggtgtctaatcagcatcttgatatggcacacctgtgaggtgggatggattatctcagcaaaggagaagtgctcactatcacagatttggactggtttgtgaacaatatttgagagaaatggtgatactgtatatgtggaaaaagttttagatctttgagttcatctcatacaaaatggcagcaaaaccaaaagtgttacgtttatatttttgttgagtgtatatatgttttttttttgagagagagagagagagagagagatgctaggattcacacagccgtagctgttgcatttaaagattaacacaagtaaagcacagttaattaagataaaagaaatgattccaaccttgtatcagtagaagggcggagagaagtccaggcgccgaggactcaatccattcacaggggcgggagcggccgcctgctcttcctgcaatctgattggccaccctgtatgcttctccattgtcattagctgttggtcatgtcaatctttGTGCTCAGTGTAAGTCTCCATTGTGTGaccaaacggaaacaaaactgaaacctagaataagactgcgccgtgtatgaaacactacagaacttatattttgacacaaattcaggaagtggctctgcagctgcgccgattaaatgctgtagcttcaccgatcacggatttTCCACGTATTGagagcagcgcgcggttcgagaaaactgtatatttccataatctctataaatatgggacggccggcccacgcacgtctaaacgtgcagcggcccactgggcaaatgcccaaaatcacacatTACCAGTCCGACCCTGGTGAAGATGATTGTTTATTaaaattgctttgctgctttttacAGCGTGTAGTGTCTGTTCACACTTtttcctccttctctctctctctctggctcctctctgtgagggaacgagagactcttcactctcacaccatatttgagcaaactttgaaaacatgaaggctttcaactataaaataaagcctataaattaatttctggagttatgcaagcagaaggagctctttttgtctgaagactttgacggagtgtttttttttttccactgtgttGTCTGAGCTGCAGCCTGCCGGCGGTGGAGGGGAGAACGGGCAGTTCAACATAAACAGCCTAGCTGAATTTTAgaaaactacctgagagcagggcagagtgtgacggcgctgtcataacactgatggcgcggcgccgctgttccattgtctggggagaaccctgtgatatcatgttttccgatttgTCCGCTGTGTGGAGAGTGGtgggaaaaaccgaagacgctttcttgCGAAGTGCGAGGaaagacgtgatgtaaataagaaaacaaaaaggcggcGGTCAGGTGTTTTGGTTCCgagcaatgaaaataaagaatttgaacgttttaaaccaaaaaaaaaaaaaaatgccacttgtccggtcggacgatttagagctattgcttatctgatcacattttacacttgtcccggacaatcggacaagcattAATGTCGATGGTAGTATATCATTTTGCCACATTATAAATGTCTGTAAACTTTGATAATTGTAGACTGTAAACCACTGTACAATTATCAAACAAGTATAGAAGGTAATACATCACATAAGGGGTGCAGTGAGTGTATGGCATTTAAATTAAGTTTATATCAAGACTTCATAGGTTTTCTATACAGTTTTTTGCCAGTGTCCTGGCGAAACAGGTTTTAGCCCATCTAAAACTCAACCCTGATTCTTGGGAGTTaattttgtttattgctttgattcctgggaaaggccCCTCTATAAATAGtatagctggaacataccattcaacgaggcgaagctgaGTTGGTTTgttcagctttcaccgaattaaatatttgttccattgaaagaatgtaaaaacattcattatttgttttatataacggctcaaatagatctttgtcatttgatattttattaatttataaacaacagaaaaaggacttaaATTTTGTTGTTCCACTGTTGCTAAAGTCCAAAtggtgacatgtagtccagtgatgctgtgcactgacttcggacttccatttaaaaaaaagaaaaaaaaaaaagactttgtgtagttcctcagtccagccaaaaatcatgtcagggtttcatctgaacagctcttcatgcatccagatggcttacagcggagtggatcttgtgtgtgtgtgtgtgttacaggaaTTAGCAAAGTCAGTTAGCTTGTTGTCCCCTGTACACACATGCAACTGGGTCGGCGCTTGTGtgcacgtgtactaccaaaaaaaaaaaaagactttgtacatccttagtgcagtgaaaaaaagaaaagaaaaatcacatcagaaatcaggccagcttttcattccaacttcctgccagcagcctccagacagcacagtggatttgttttgtgtgtgtgtgcagagtgcaatggtaccaaatgtatggaaccaaatttgcactctaaatagaACCACGCtgtactctaaatgcaatgcaacacaaatgggatgaattaatccatcatgtgacatacaacgcactatgacaaggatccactcagccgttatataattacAGCTATTTTTAATAACACGATTTTTCAGTATAcaggttgcactggagtataacttGCAGGATCTCCAAAACTAGTAGAAATACTGTGACTTTATATTACAAGAAGATATTGTAATTGTTGGTGTGCAGTATATTGCTGTATAATTCACACCATTCTTTTCTTTTTCACAGTTTTGATGATGAACCACTTATCCCTCAGTGAGCTATGTTGCCTGTTCTGCTGTCCACCATGTCCCAGCAAGATTGCTTCGAAACTTGCCTTCTTGCCGCCAGATCCCACCTACAGTCTCATGTGTGACGACAGCGGCAGCCGATGGACTCTGCACCTCTCGGAGCGGGCCGACTGGCAGTACTCTGCACGCGAGAAGGATGCCATTGAATGTTTCATGACGCGCACTTCAAGAGGGAATCGTATCGCCTGCATGTTTGTCCGGTGTTCTCCGAGTGCGCGTTATACACTGCTTTTCTCCCACGGGAACGCAGTGGATCTGGGCCAGATGAGCAGCTTCTACATTGGCCTGGGATCACGGATCAACTGCAATGTCTTCTCCTATGACTACTCTGGGTACGGGGTCAGTTCTGGGAAGCCATCGGAGAAGAACTTGTATTCTGATGTAGACGCAGCCTGGCATGCTCTCAGGTCACGGTAAGGCTGTGTTAAAGGATGGAGGAGACAGGCAAACCTGTACACAGGTGCTGGTATAGAAAAGCTCAAAAGATTGTATCAGAAGTGATGATTGCTTGATACAAGAAGTACAAAATAGTTTGTGCCCTAAAAGTAAATTCCACAGGAATAAAACCGTCTCTGTCCCTGGCTTGTGCTAATTAGTGATGCCAGAAATTCTGCCACTAACAAAATGctaaagatttttttctttttttttccattggcaAAAGTTCTCTGAGGCAACTACTGTGCTGTCATTGAGTTTATTCATTGTGTGTTGGAGGACCATATGCTTGTCTTCCCTCATTTGCAAGAGAAATGATGAGTACAGTCTGCTCAGATAAGTAAGAGCACATCATAGATTTTCAACCCTGATGCAGATGCGTGTAATCTAAAATTTGGACTAACATATGTAAAATTAACGTTTTTGTCAACAAATTATCTACAACAAAGCACCACCCATTTAAAACGACAAACAAATCTCTCAATGGTAATATCAGTGAAGGTTAGCAGGCACTTGGTAAATGATCCATGGTTGCTGCATATTAGCCCTGAAGAAATGAACTAAAGTTCTCCAGGAGTGAATGCTTATGGTGATGTCTTTGCATGAAGCATTCCTACATGCTGCAGcataataaggaaaaaaaaaacaaaattgtacatcgatctataaagcaagaaacatctgtgtgtatgtggctcgcatatctctcttgGCTGTTTGCCAGATCAGCCTCAacatttggatatggcttgcgtatggcacaatgatgtgcacCCTTTATTGTTAAAAGTTTGGGGATTCAATTTTGAaaactttattttgattaacattgttaacattcgtacttccaagatggcgtggtTTGCTGATGTTATTGGTAGCAGttaacatcagatagttcatgttgctagCACTGTTTCACAGTAAAtcgtttaatgccagcatcctagCAAATACGTTTACTGTGAAagccatgctgtcagtgttccttgcaactgagtTTAACTTCACAACAGTGAGGAGACGCTAGCTGAAATCTGTTTTTTGATAACGCCAACAAATTTCTCACTATTTGTACAAcgtttcattaagtacataagGTGAATAAAatctattattatatggctgtgacactacgcgcgctctgattggctgattgccggtcagatattttcccatattggaccGGTTTCCGTGACAGTCAGTCCGAAATGCGTATTTTCTTGacaaaccagaagctaaaaacgTGATTAGACAAAGCAAGtctgacatgaacgtactccattaatatcgaaacagcatctgaaaaatgcacaaactgaaagcttaccagctaacaaccggacaatctgttaagcccctttcacactggggatGCTTCAAGTTGCGTTGTCATgatgccacgtggaagcaacctagtgcagAGACCTATGCAGCTCGACACCACAACAgcgtgagggacgcaaaggacgaaggaaattggatgccaaaaattaaacatgtttaattttttttgcgccctgtgctcgacgcagaaagtaagtggtttcagcgcaagtcagagcaacgtgacggtactcaacgtgactggaagccacatacTCACAGTACAatgttacccgatgccaatttatgattcctgccgtgttccattgttcccgaagtataaattatacaaaattgttttataccatgtacacaatgcagtgaaatgCTCAAAaatagcacagaaaaaaaaaatactgattacagctgctgctgctgcagctcctcactcttctctcacaaatgtgtttaaataaagtccataaaagtcctgctgacagactgattgccagagacaggacatgtccatatccagtaaaaagtccagacatctccagtaggggtgcttcaaacattcgtgagctgtagcttagcatggaggacgaagagctaattcagccagcaccgtctttgctgaaggcaaatgtttgagcgcatttaggattttattatttgctgcgtaagaaggagcttgacatgacttatgcagtgtgcaaaatctgcaaaatgaaagtcaagtacttcggaaacacttcaactccgcaagcccacatgctacgctatgacccggggctaaaaggagcggagcagcggtatctgccatctactgaccagcgcttcgctaaactgccagccaactctgaacgagcaaagcagataagtatatttacatctagaatcacttgattaaccttgtaaagctgcattttcttaaacataaacattttttaagtaatataactatttctcagagctgtttgaatcgaaaatcgattctgaatcgaatcgtcaccccaagaatctgaatcgaattgaatcgtgagttgttgtacgattcatccctaatctccagtccactcatggatgATTTGTTCGTGAGCGcatatgtgaacaattaaaagaaaaaaaactgtctggctgcaggcagttagtttctcgttcttccctcaaactctttcatcactgtgttaaaacgaaggacaaaaaggacataagtccttctcacagactgattgccagagacaggacatgtccacatcaagtataactccagacatttccacatttactcacggatggtGAGTTCACGCGCATGTGAATGCacacggtcaaaggaggaaagataaactataacagaactcagagcgcagacctgcagctcagaacaagaacaaatataaactagaagagaaatcagagtgcacagcctgtctgcagccagactgtgcactccagactgaggacctgcaggctgcgttctcacctcctctctgtcccctgctgcacgcacctgacgcagaaattcctgtgtcgtcatgacaccacaggaagtaaCTCGAagaaggcccggtgtgaaaggggctttagtaagTTCTacatggaggtgaagcaaacaggtcagactgagccgtcagcagctttcatattcgggtgatactgtACGTTTGCGTGTGATATATAAAACacatcggtctgatatttccatgTACAGACCtcagtcggttaataatcctttcatattttcccacaatttgtgcAATGTTTCatttacataagctgaataaaatcttatatttgctgtgagttcaagtttaaataaattgtgttcaggaggtgggatactgatttgctgtgtcaaatattctaaatgttctgtttaattgtgtctgagtctcttccaataacctgtttaacaggaatccttttattttcatataattgataataaaactgattttttttttaatatgaaatactacattcaaataatataacataagtacacctctttctacatcccaccttcaaacacagcctcatacgaccatccatgagaaatctacttaagctcccaattttgcACAGAAATACAAACTTtctatgggcactgcactagtttacATTAGTATTTATTTCTTGGCTCCCTCCGCATTGCATCGCAGGACCTATAGGCTTGGAGGCCTTTCGTTGCGAAATCTCATTAGCCTCACTTCTCGCAGGTGGCTGCAGATACCACTGCAGTATTGTTAGAGATAGATAGGGGGTGATCAGGTTTTGCACCTCCCATTTCGTTTTGATCTTGACTTTCAAAATGACCTTGTTTAGAACTTTGAGATATTACTTTTGGGAAAAGGGGCAGTATCTTGGAACTCCTGCACTGGATACAAAATTGATATAGTTACAAAAGGATTGAGATGATCTGTAGCTTAGCATCTGActtttattgttttatatttTGCCTTTATCAGCAAATGGTCTGAAGGATATGGAAGTAGTTGCTTATATCTCAGCAACCGCTTGAGATATGAACACCaaactaaaattaaaattatGACACACAGGAAGGGACCATTTTGAGATATTTTATTAACGGCAGCCAGCTTGTGGATTTATGGCATCTGGAATGCATTGATAAACACTATAGAGTTATATGGCCTCCACTGAAATAGTGGTGGGAGCACTGAGGCCCTGTTCGGTACTGCTTGTTAAACCCCTAGACCGTATATACTGACAAAGCCtgcgtgacatcacccataggtttttttATGGAGACCCTGAGCAGCCTAAATGAAGCCCATATTTAGGGCATGGTTTAGTTGTTGCCATCTTGACAGCGGCAGCACGATAAACTCATCAgttcataaaggggtggagcatggttGGCTTAGTGTGTGACtaaagaagcctgaacaccccTCTGAATTTGAtcacctaagctaacaggctaacctctgtTCAGGTGttcattaaatcatatttttgggcacTGAGTGGTGGTGGATCTAAcattttgctttggtgtggcAGTTAAGTTATGAGCCACTGATTGTCTCagtaatagggcagcacagtctcatgtGAACCCCTGGATGATATTGCGGGATGTCACCACAGCCAGCTCAAACACGGCAGAGACTAATCCCTGGGCacagtgtgggagtgtcagcacaaaccattcagccggctcagtaaacttaaaagcagtcACTGCCACCTAGGTGACGTGCCGGTTTAAGACATGCTgatttaaaatggtttccactgacactcccacactccgcccgTGAATTAGTCTCCCCAcaaacagcatcacttctaatggaaaaatggtgtactgttttgttttcggctgcaatcacccagCAGTCGCAGATAGTGCATTTTTTCGGTTCCCTGTTGAGAGggaaagacaaggcaaatgggagaggtcgtgtctgTAAGTAAATACTTAGACagtgtagctgcgttctctcacttgcacaaccacctcgacacttttgagctccgggtcataaacaaacagcaacgtgtccactttccaccgcatcatcactttttctttgtttgctgtgtaatttgcccaaaaactctgagaaagtgtcatgtttctgctggggacagacgagggctgtccccagatgttagaaaaattgcatcatattttacccctttagggcccgccctcaaacaagactgcggtgcccaattgtACATTAATGGGGTTTAATAGCTGAggctaccaacagctgctaaaagtgctaacactgttagcgTACAGCATTAAGACAAGACTTTCATTCAGTAtaaatattgcagcagggacgtCTGAGAAGATCCATTATGGCATGTGGAGATGAATCGCtatgaatcggtatctagatacatatGTGCGCGATGCGAGTGTATCAATTCATTCAGTGTACATCGATTCATTTTGATGGGTGAAATCGTGATGCATCGCTGCTGCGTGCGTGCATTGATTCTCCACCCCAAGGCACATGGAATGCACCACCACAGACAGACAGCctcaaagcacatttctaccatcaTAAATGTGGAGGCCCATGAAAATGGGAGCAAGCAGTCAGATTTTTGACATAcccaaaacatttaaatcaggcatttggagatactttggctttttttttttttaagttgggaaacttgacaagatgcAGTCCGTTTGTAAAGAATGCCGTGCTGCCAAACAGTATCGACACGGCTGCAGATTGTAAACCAAGCTCCACCAAACTGGTgagaaagtatctcaaattacttttgccaaggcagtCCCCTGTCAGTGAGTGATTCAcattaagtcactcattgagagtgatgttgtcttactgtttaagttctgacagtgtgatcaaacaggttccaaatatgagggaaccgattcctgtttcttaatgttgaatctgataaatttgctgcttataaggagtaaaacaaaccttctgcctctagtagaatcagaagaagaagaagaataccataatAACTTACTGAATTGCAgattaatttctttgcatcatgttgaattgcaTCATATCACATTGTGAGCAATTGAATCACGATAAAATACATATCGAATTAGGAACAGGGTGAATCGCattgtatcgtatcgctggtattgtatcgaatcgttgtcagtaaTGAGATTCACGTGCCTAGTTGGGACATTTCAAaacacaagccatattattccaggtgtttgttatagaatacgaggtctattagaaaagtatccgaccttattattttcttcaaaaaccatatggatttgaatcacgtgtgattgcgtcagacaagcttgaaccctcgtgtgcatgcgtgagtttttccacggctgtcggttgcatcatttgcctgtgaggagtggtccacccc
This genomic window contains:
- the abhd17b gene encoding alpha/beta hydrolase domain-containing protein 17B encodes the protein MMNHLSLSELCCLFCCPPCPSKIASKLAFLPPDPTYSLMCDDSGSRWTLHLSERADWQYSAREKDAIECFMTRTSRGNRIACMFVRCSPSARYTLLFSHGNAVDLGQMSSFYIGLGSRINCNVFSYDYSGYGVSSGKPSEKNLYSDVDAAWHALRSRYGIRPENVIVYGQSIGTVPSVDLASRCESAAVILHSPLTSGMRVAFPDTKKTYCFDAFPNIDKISKITSPVLVIHGTEDEVIDFSHGLALYERCQRPVEPLWVEGAGHNDVELYGQYLERLKQFVAHELVDL